In Streptococcus porcinus, the genomic window CAAAGCTTTCCTTTAGTCAAACACACCTTTAGCCATCAAAAATGGACTATCTCTTTAACTGAAGGGAAAGTTATAAAAACTTCCCCTATTCACGAACGCACAGTTGCTTGGGTCACCTTAGATGAAATGGCTAGCTACCCGATGGCTACACCACAAAAGAAAATACTCGAGACTTACCTGAATACTTAAGTCTTACCTGAATACTTAAGTCTTACCTCTTCTCATTTTTTGTATTTATAACAGAACTAAAAAAACTTCCCATTAGGGAAGTTTTTTTATGAAAGCTCAGCAATAATAGCTTTAATTTGATCTTTTGTATGAACACCTGCTACTTGTTTCACAACTTGTCCGTCTTTTTTGAACAAGAGTGTCGGAATAGACATTATGCCAAATTCACTTGCAGTATTTGGATTTTCATCAACATCCATTTTAAAGATTTTGATATCCTCTTCATCCAATTCCTCAGATAATTGTTCAATAATTGGCGCCTGCATCAAGCATGGACCACACCAAGTTGCCCAGAAATCAATAAGAACCAAACCTTCTTTTGTTTCTGATTCAAATGTTGCATCGGTAACGATTTGTGTCATAATATGTCTCCGTTTCTTCTAAATCATATGTTTATTTTAGGGCAATTCTAAGCATAAAGCAAGCATCTGCTACGATGACTCAGAAAGCATGGGTAAAACAGTTGTAACTTGTCGTCGTTAACCTAAGTTAGCAATGGTACAGCCTGATCCACCTGCATTTTGAGGGGCATAGCCAAAGCTTTTGACATGTTTGTTACGACGCAAATATTTGGTTACCGCCTCACGAATAACACCAGTACCAATTCCGTGAATAATATCTACTTGGCTCATATTATTAACAAGGGCCTGGTCAATAAAAGCATCTAATTCTTGCATAGCTTCTTCATAGCGTTTACCTCGTAAGTCCAGTCGTGCACGTGGTCCGTTATTTGTGCTTCGTTTTACTACATTTAGAGTTTGTTTTTTGGTTTTTTGACTCTCCTCAGCAACCTTCACCAATTGAAATTCATCTTCGGTTAAAGTCATCTTTATCAAACC contains:
- the trxA gene encoding thioredoxin, which translates into the protein MTQIVTDATFESETKEGLVLIDFWATWCGPCLMQAPIIEQLSEELDEEDIKIFKMDVDENPNTASEFGIMSIPTLLFKKDGQVVKQVAGVHTKDQIKAIIAELS